One stretch of Thalassophryne amazonica chromosome 19, fThaAma1.1, whole genome shotgun sequence DNA includes these proteins:
- the LOC117531688 gene encoding formin-like isoform X3, translating to MEHVGNISDGNRKESSSSVMNVFSTIFTRERSTFPQADSPVLISFKELSDDHPEIPDVLDDDLHNVRASASGNHFKAPTRAWADPDLVEVSMVETYSDTENEDEMKSLSRVSVSGEELQVSAEDSYVEPSRVTREKEYKIPVFRTHCFERYVKNASILRSHASTSKTDPRMPEMSVDERKCAEGTGSNEESVGIDCSVPSIASSLQQMEELDTQKAGAKTSEEEVSLSPGKALDKGEKEPMLLPPAAEESSGVVQLHSSPASPPSIETKTPLSALSLTNVPSSRSSPHSVPPSFQMPALFSGVRVLKKGAMGEDREVLSEIKQRQNDADLAMLSLKKTVHKAKLFPEQNPTSQSKRPTAISTKSSVAEQLNHLRNFNNQDNTKKQHRSLEKPGSESRKKKETNKEEKTPGPEPASTSSPDKQKTSDMAYETFKSIFGPKTITKERTEDVDLEAVKKKIKNDKENLRSIFERTPKSPVKEAKCPTQAETEVMLPTDSEDRTPGRLQAVWPPPKPKDEEEKVGLKYTEAEHQAALLQLKRECKEEVERLHADFELQVFQLRGEHAVSVSHLEDVIAKMHRDQGYSPVQERREVRDASVSTADGAIPKMWRTVCVQTDRDTFIKSPEGDGGGSTQNGNQNTPKKLNLDSIGLSLGVKPEKALGPPGLPPPPPPPPLPGGGPPPPPPPPPLPRGGPPPPPPLPGGGPPPPAPGSGGGGGGPPPPPPPPPLPGGGPPPPPPLPGAGPPPPPPPTGLPPPPGSGVPPPPPMGGFSFGPKVEKAPRKPAVEPACPMKPLYWTRIQIQDNNNNTLWGSLEEPNINTKELEDLFSKTTMQPKKKPLADTYEKKTKTKKIIKLLDGKRSQAVGILISSLHLEMKDIQQAVLTLDNSVVDLETIEALYENRATSDELDNIKRHYETFREDEVKLLDKPEQFLYELSQIPDFSGRAHCIIFQAVFLDTISSIRRKVDIVSNICKDLLECNSLRDIIGLVLAFGNYMNGGNRTRGQADGFGLEILPKLKDVKSRDNHMSLVDYVVLYYLRNVDKHAGTDKSVFPLPEPQDFFQAGQVKFDDLIKDSRKLKRDLAACLKDMEKVCCDSSEEHLQPFKEKMEQFVSAAQKEHSAEEERLSAAQKSFQETVNYFGVKPKTGEKEVSPNYVFMLWYEFCNDFKAAWNRQSKNISKQKMKEAQENIKKITAEKRVETKKVNANSLKERLRQKEASVPSS from the exons ATGGAGCATGTTGGTAACATTTCAGACGGAAACAGGAAAGAGTCCAGCAGCTCGGTCATGAATGTGTTCAGCACCATTTTCACAAGGGAGAGGTCTACCTTTCCACAAGCAGACTCGCCTGTACTGATATCCTTCAAAGAACTTTCAGATGACCATCCAGAGATTCCAGATGTTTTAGATGATGACCTTCACAATGTTCGAGCATCAGCGTCTGGCAACCACTTTAAAGCACCAACTAGAGCATGGGCAGACCCAGATCTGGTTGAGGTCTCCATGGTGGAAACGTATAGTGACACAGAAAATGAGGATGAGATGAAGTCCCTCAGCAGAGTGAGTGTTTCTGGAGAAGAGCTGCAAGTGTCAGCGGAGGACAGTTATGTAGAGCCCAGCCGTGTGACCCGGGAAAAGGAGTACAAAATACCTGTGTTCAGAACGCACTGCTTTGAGAGATACGTGAAAAACGCCTCGATTCTCCGTTCACACGCATCCACCAGCAAAACTGATCCCAGGATGCCTGAGATGTCTGTGGATGAAAGGAAGTGTGCCGAGGGGACCGGATCAAATGAAGAAAGTGTTGGCATAGACTGTTCTGTTCCTTCCATAGCCTCTTCTTTACAGCAAATGGAAGAGTTGGACACTCAGAAGGCTGGTGCCAAGACATCTGAAGAAGAAGTCTCTTTAAGTCCAGGGAAAGCGTTGGACAAGGGTGAAAAGGAACCTATGCTGCTGCCACCTGCAGCTGAAGAATCctcaggtgttgtccagctgcatTCCAGCCCTGCTTCACCGCCCTCCATAGAAACAAAGACTCCACTTTCAGCACTGTCCCTCACCAATGTGCCCTCATCCAGGAGCTCGCCGCACTCCGTGCCTCCGTCTTTCCAGATGCCGGCTCTGTTCAGTGGGGTGAGAGTGCTGAAGAAAGGAGCGATGGGCGAGGACAGGGAGGTCCTGTCAGAGATCAAACAGAGGCAGAATGATGCAGATTTGGCCATGCTCAGCCTGAAGAAGACAGTCCACAAAGCCAAGCTCTTCCCTGAGCAAAACCCAACCAGTCAGTCCAAAAGACCTACTGCCATCAGCACTAAAAGCTCTGTGGCAGAACAACTGAACCATCTACGCAACTTCAACAACCAAGACAACACCAAAAAACAACATAGAAGTCTGGAGAAACCTGGTTCTGAATCCAGAAAAAAGAAAGAGACTAACAAAGAAGAGAAAACACCAGGTCCAGAACCTGCCAGCACATCCTCACCTGACAAACAGAAAACCTCTGACATGGCCTATGAAACTTTCAAAAGCATCTTTGGCCCCAAAACCATCACAAAGGAAAGAACAGAGGACGTAGATCTGGAAGCAGTGAAAAAGAAAATCAAGAATGATAAAGAAAATCTCAGATCTATTTTTGAGAGGACCCCCAAATCTCCTGTCAAGGAAGCCAAATGTCCCACACAGGCTGAA ACTGAAGTCATGTTGCCCACGGACAGTGAGGACCGGACCCCAGGCCGCCTGCAGGCCGTCTGGCCTCCACCCAAACCTAAAGATGAGGAGGAGAAGGTCGGACTCAAGTACACAGAGGCAG AGCATCAGGCCGCCCTCCTGCAGCTGAAGCGAGAGTGCAAAGAAGAGGTCGAGAGGTTACAT GCTGACTTTGAGCTCCAGGTTTTCCAGCTGCGGGGTGAGCACGCCGTGTCCGTGTCACACCTGGAAGATGTCATTGCCAAAATGCACAGAGATCAGGGTTACAGTCCCGTTCAGGAGCGCCGTGAGGTTCGCGATGCCTCTGTGTCCACTGCAGATGGTGCCATACCCAAGATGTGGCGCACTGTGTGTGTTCAGACAGACAGGGACACCTTCATCAAAAGTCCTGAGGGTGACGGTGGAGGCTCAACCCAAAACGGCAATCAGAATACACCAAAGAAACTCAACCTGGACTCAATTGGTCTGAGTCTGGGAGTTAAACCTGAAAAAGCCCTGGGGCCTCCCGGTCTGCCCccacctcctccaccacctccacTCCCTGGAGGAGgaccacctccacctcctccaccacctccacTCCCCAGAGGAGGACCACCTCCACCACCTCCACTCCCTGGAGGAGGACCACCTCCACCTGCTCCAGGGAgtggaggtggtggaggaggaccacctccacctcctccaccacctccacTCCCTGGAGGAGGACCACCTCCACCACCTCCACTGCCTGGAGCAGGaccacctcctcctccaccacctACTGGTCTGCCCCCTCCACCCGGCAGTGGAGTACCACCTCCTCCACCCATGGGCGGCTTCAGCTTTGGTCCGAAAGTGGAGAAGGCGCCACGGAAGCCCGCTGTTGAGCCAGCTTGTCCAATGAAGCCTTTGTACTGGACCAGGATCCAGATCCAGGATAACAA TAACAACACGCTGTGGGGTTCTCTGGAGGAGCCCAACATCAACACCAAGGAGCTGGAGGACCTGTTCTCTAAAACCACCATGCAGCCCAAGAAGAAGCCGCTGGCCGACACCTATGAGAAGAAAACCAAAACCAAGAAG ATCATCAAGCTGCTGGACGGGAAACGATCACAAGCTGTCGGTATTCTCATTTCCAGCCTGCATCTGGAGATGAAGGACATTCAGCAAG CGGTTCTGACTCTGGATAACTCTGTGGTGGATTTGGAAACCATTGAAGCATTATATGAAAAT AGAGCCACCAGTGATGAGCTGGACAACATAAAGAGACATTATGAGACCTTCAGAGAGGATGAGGTCAAACTGCTGGACAAACCTGAACA GTTCCTCTACGAGCTCTCCCAAATTCCTGACTTCTCCGGTCGGGCCCACTGCATCATCTTCCAGGCGGTGTTCCTCGACACCATCTCTTCCATCCGTCGCAAGGTGGACATCGTCTCCAACATTTGCAAA GACCTGCTGGAGTGTAACAGCCTGCGTGACATCATCGGTCTGGTTCTGGCCTTTGGCAACTATATGAACGGAGGAAACCGAACCCGAGGTCAGGCTGATGGTTTCGGGCTGGAAATTCTTCCCAAACTCAAAGACGTGAAGAGCAGG GATAATCACATGAGTCTGGTGGATTATGTGGTTTTATACTACCTACGTAACGTAGACAAG CACGCAGGTACAGATAAGAGCGTGTTTCCGCTGCCGGAGCCTCAGGATTTCTTCCAGGCTGGCCAGGTCAAATTTGATGACCTCATAAAGGACTCCAGGAAACTGAAGCGAGATTTGGCAG CCTGTCTGAAGGACATGGAGAAGGTTTGTTGTGACTCCTCTGAGGAGCATCTTCAGCCCTTCAAGGAGAAGA